One Pelecanus crispus isolate bPelCri1 chromosome 14, bPelCri1.pri, whole genome shotgun sequence genomic window carries:
- the MMP9 gene encoding matrix metalloproteinase-9: protein MALILLAPLAVGLLALSCCAAPLQSKPQAVVTFPGDLVSTLSDLELAESYLLRFGYATEAEEKSGSKHVSLAKALRKMQKQLGLEETGELDASTLEAMRAPRCGVPDVGTFLTFDGNLKWDHMDLTYRVMNYSPDLDRAVIDDAFKRAFKVWSDVTPLTFTQIYSGEADIMIMFGSREHGDGYPFDGKDGLLAHAFPPGRGIQGDAHFDDDEFWTLGTGLVVKTRHGNANGANCHFPFIFEGRSYSRCITEGRADGLPWCATTASYDRDKKYGFCPSELLYTNGGNSDGSPCVFPFVFDGTSYNTCTTDGRSDGYRWCATTANFDQDKKYGFCPNRDTAVIGGNSQGDPCVFPFTFLGESYSACTSQGRQDGKLWCATTSDYDTDKKWGFCPDRGYSIFLVAAHEFGHSLGLDHSSVREALMYPMYSYVQDFQLHPDDVQGIQYLYGRGSGPKPTPPAPLPTEEPQPTEAGSTSTTEEEAETPEPTAEPVPVDPSRDACMEKNFDAITEINGELHFFKGGKYWTYSSFWKSGIQGAFSIADTWPGLPAVIDAAFQDVLTKRVFFFAGRQFWVFSGKSMLGPRSIEKLGIGKEAGRISGALQRGRGKVLLFSGESYWRLDVKVQRVDKGYPRATDDVFTGVPLDARNVFLYQDKYHFCRGSFYWRMTPRYQVDRVGYVKYDILQCPQH, encoded by the exons ATGGCACTCATCCTCCTGGCCCCGCTCGCCGTGGGGCTGCTGGCCCTCTCCTGCTGCGCAGCCCCTCTCCAGAGCAAGCCGCAGGCGGTTGTCACCTTCCCGGGGGACCTGGTCAGCACCCTGTCGGACCTGGAGCTGGCGGAG aGCTATCTGCTGCGGTTCGGCTACGCCACGGAGGCAGAGGAGAAGTCAGGCAGCAAGCACGTGTCCCTGGCCAAGGCGCTTCGCAAGATGCAGAAGCAGCTGGGCCTGGAGGAGACGGGAGAGCTGGATGCCAGCACGCTGGAGGCCATGCGAGCCCCCCGCTGCGGCGTCCCCGATGTGGGAACTTTCCTCACCTTCGATGGGAACCTCAAGTGGGACCACATGGACCTGACATACCG GGTGATGAACTACTCCCCCGACCTGGACCGTGCCGTGATCGATGACGCCTTCAAGCGGGCGTTCAAAGTGTGGAGCGATGTCACCCCCCTCACCTTCACCCAGATTTACAGCGGCGAGGCGGACATCATGATCATGTTCGGCAGCCGAG AGCACGGGGACGGCTACCCCTTTGACGGCAAGGATGGGCTCTTGGCACATGCCTTTCCCCCGGGCCGTGGGATCCAGGGTGATGCCCACTTTGACGACGACGAGTTCTGGACGCTGGGAACCGGTTTAG TGGTGAAGACCCGCCACGGGAATGCCAACGGAGCCAACTGCCACTTCCCCTTCATCTTCGAGGGCCGCTCCTACTCCCGGTGCATCACGGAGGGGCGTGCGGACGGGCTGCCCTGGTGTGCCACGACCGCCAGCTACGACCGAGACAAGAAATACGGCTTCTGCCCCAGCGAAC TCCTCTACACCAACGGCGGCAACAGCGACGGGTCCCCCTGCGTCTTCCCCTTCGTCTTCGACGGCACTTCCTACAACACCTGCACCACGGACGGGCGCTCCGACGGCTACCGCTGGTGTGCCACCACTGCCAACTTCGACCAGGACAAGAAATACGGCTTCTGCCCCAACCGAG ACACGGCGGTCATTGGTGGCAACTCCCAGGGGGACCCGTGCGTcttccccttcaccttcctgGGGGAGTCCTACAGCGCCTGCACCAGCCAGGGCCGGCAGGACGGCAAGCTCTGGTGTGCCACCACCAGCGACTATGACACCGACAAGAAGTGGGGCTTCTGCCCGGACAGAG GTTACAGCATCTTCCTGGTGGCTGCCCACGAGTTCGGGCACTCGCTGGGGCTGGACCACTCCAGCGTGCGCGAGGCCCTGATGTACCCCATGTACAGCTATGTCCAGGACTTCCAGCTGCACCCGGATGACGTCCAGGGCATCCAGTACCTCTACG GTCGTGGCTCTGGCCCcaagcccaccccccctgcgcCGCTGCCCACCGAAGAGCCCCAGCCCACAGAGGCCGGCAGCACCTCCACCACCGAGGAGGAGGCGGAGACGCCTGAGCCCACGGCCGAGCCCGTTCCCGTGGACCCCAGCCGGGACGCCTGCATGGAAAAGAACTTCGATGCCATCACGGAGATCAATGGGGAGCTGCATTTCTTCAAGGGCGG GAAATACTGGACCTACTCATCCTTCTGGAAGTCGGGCATCCAGGGCGCCTTCTCCATCGCAGACACCTGGCCTGGCCTCCCGGCTGTCATCGACGCCGCTTTCCAGGACGTGCTTACCAAGAGGGTCTTCTTCTTCGCTG GTCGGCAGTTCTGGGTATTTTCTGGCAAGAGCATGCTGGGCCCCCGGAGCATCGAGAAGCTGGGCATTGGGAAGGAAGCCGGCCGCATCTCGGGGGCCCTGCAGCGGGGCCGCGGCAAAGTGCTGCTCTTCAGTGGGGAGAGCTACTGGAG GCTGGACGTGAAGGTCCAGAGGGTGGACAAGGGCTACCCCCGTGCCACTGATGATGTCTTCACCGGCGTCCCCCTCGACGCGCGCAACGTCTTCCTTTACCAAG ACAAGTACCACTTCTGCCGGGGCAGCTTCTACTGGAGGATGACGCCACGCTACCAGGTGGACCGGGTGGGCTACGTCAAGTACGACATCCTGCAGTGCCCCCAGCACTGA